From one Trifolium pratense cultivar HEN17-A07 linkage group LG1, ARS_RC_1.1, whole genome shotgun sequence genomic stretch:
- the LOC123891542 gene encoding zinc finger protein 7-like encodes MGERVDANSDVSLSLNLGSGGGGGSSFKSLKGHEEQREYPCKFCSKKFSTCQALGGHQNAHRCERALSKMNKEIQMGTFGLDPRLCPYSNPHYHHQHPFTTARSTSFYHGIGSPHLVAPAGYGNPFGMINNSIWATQTLLNNYNNNMGFGNYERNNQLQVPSSSAPRSNHFLLGNNNHNVPNNPQISSSFPAPK; translated from the coding sequence ATGGGGGAAAGAGTTGATGCTAATTCAGATGTGTCATTGTCTCTGAATCTAGGaagtggaggaggaggaggatctTCATTCAAATCCCTCAAGGGCCATGAGGAACAAAGGGAATATCCATGTAAGTTTTGCAGCAAGAAGTTTTCAACATGTCAAGCCTTAGGAGGACACCAAAACGCCCATAGGTGTGAAAGGGCGCTTTCAAAAATGAACAAAGAAATTCAAATGGGAACTTTTGGACTTGATCCTCGCCTATGTCCATACTCAAATcctcattatcatcatcaacatccCTTCACTACTGCAAGATCCACATCTTTTTACCATGGAATTGGATCGCCTCATCTTGTTGCACCTGCAGGCTATGGTAACCCATTTGGGATGATCAACAATTCTATTTGGGCTACTCAAACTCTGCTGAATAATTATAACAATAATATGGGATTTGGAAATTATGAACGTAATAATCAGTTGCAGGTTCCTTCGTCTAGTGCTCCTCGTAGTAATCATTTTCTGTTGGGAAATAACAATCACAATGTCCCAAATAACCCCCAGATTTCATCATCATTCCCTGCTCCCAAATAA